A genomic window from Lycium barbarum isolate Lr01 chromosome 4, ASM1917538v2, whole genome shotgun sequence includes:
- the LOC132635692 gene encoding uncharacterized protein LOC132635692 has protein sequence MEEYEVYIDEKIETVLGHLRKDFEGVISSGNLGPRFGVYGSFLPTYKRPTQDSCFSVQESSKFIVKHEVSMIRSLNQRTLTDLGEVSSTFREVSGDFSPTSILHNMTSFPVVGDILLSPLHEKLLTLSRNKKVFAKIDKYDHQEVRSSSVEFGGAVSLRKKDVTKVASHKPDQPRMLHTKKRKLRDHLDDNDANAFEREVSGESGFRKQKKSKVYQTEKKECNTSKGVEKSRTRGSVTRIVPGIRDSPRIDRSVEREHQKKKYKVKLQSQAQSGIIRKQVCKFPLNQAPGCGKEVRTCIAIW, from the coding sequence ATGGAAGAGTACGAGGTTTACATTGATGAAAAGATTGAGACTGTTTTGGGTCATCTTCGTAAAGATTTTGAAGGAGTTATTTCTTCTGGTAATTTGGGTCCAAGATTTGGGGTTTATGGTTCGTTTTTGCCGACTTATAAACGCCCCACACAAGATTCATGCTTTTCTGTTCAAGAATCAAGTAAGTTCATTGTAAAACATGAAGTTTCTATGATTAGGTCGCTTAATCAGAGAACACTTACTGATTTAGGTGAAGTATCGTCCACATTTAGAGAAGTTTCGGGTGATTTTTCTCCAACAAGTATCCTTCATAATATGACATCTTTTCCGGTTGTTGGAGACATACTGCTTTCACCTCTCCATGAGAAGTTATTAACTCTGTCAAGAAATAAGAAAGTTTTCGCGAAGATTGACAAATATGATCACCAGGAAGTAAGAAGTAGTTCAGTGGAATTTGGTGGTGCTGTCTCTCTAAGAAAGAAAGATGTTACAAAAGTTGCAAGTCATAAACCTGACCAACCAAGGATGCTCCacacaaagaaaagaaaattgagGGATCACTTGGATGACAATGATGCTAATGCTTTTGAGAGGGAGGTTAGTGGTGAGAGTGGATTCAGAAAGCAGAAGAAATCGAAGGTGTATCAGACTGAAAAAAAGGAGTGCAATACAAGCAAGGGTGTTGAGAAATCAAGAACGAGAGGTTCAGTTACTAGAATTGTACCAGGAATCAGGGATTCTCCTCGTATAGATAGGAGCGTAGAGAGAGAACACCAGAAAAAGAAGTACAAAGTAAAGCTTCAGTCTCAAGCACAATCTGGCATTATCCGCAAGCAAGTTTGCAAGTTCCCGCTCAACCAGGCCCCCGGATGTGGGAAGGAAGTGAGGACCTGCATTGCAATTTGGTGA